The Mastomys coucha isolate ucsf_1 unplaced genomic scaffold, UCSF_Mcou_1 pScaffold14, whole genome shotgun sequence genome window below encodes:
- the Glb1l gene encoding beta-galactosidase-1-like protein, which produces MPPDLPSPLLRLVILLLLSQAEARSFVVDLEHDRFLLDGAPFRYVSGSLHYFRVPRVLWADRLLKMHLSGLNAVQFYVPWNYHEPEPGIYNFNGSRDLIAFLNEAAKLNLLVILRPGPYICAEWEMGGLPSWLLRNPNIHLRTSDPAFLEAVDSWFKVLLPKIYPFLYHNGGNIISIQVENEYGSYNACDFKYMRHLAGLFRALLGDKILLFTTDGPQGLRCGSLQGLYTTIDFGPADNMTKIFSLLREYEPRGPLVNSEYYTGWLDYWGQNHSTRSSSAVAQGLEKMLQLGASVNMYMFHGGTNFGYWNGADEKGRFLPITTSYDYDAPISEAGDPTPKLFAIRNVISKFQEIPLGPLPPPSPKMKLGPLPMSLDGNLLSFLDFLCPQGPIHSVLPLTFEAVKLDHGFMLYRTYLAYTILEPTPFWVPNNGIHDRAYVMVDGVLKGILERSLKQELYLTGKVGTRLDILLENMGRLSFGSNHSDFKGLLEPPLLGQTILTEWMMFPLKVDKLVKWWFPLQLMKRAQPQASSVPAFYSAKFPVLGLLGDTFLYLPGWTKGQVWINGFNLGRYWTMRGPQQTLYVPRLLLFGKSINKITLLELENVPHDPQIQFLDKPILNSTLHWGYNYLLSETQGSIESMELSGH; this is translated from the exons ATGCCACCCGACCTGCCTTCCCCGCTGCTGCGGCTTGTgatcctgctgctgctgtcccaG GCAGAAGCTCGCTCCTTCGTAGTGGATCTGGAACACGACAGATTCCTCCTGGACGGGGCCCCTTTCCGCTATGTTTCTGGCAGCTTGCACTACTTTCGCGTACCGCGGGTTCTTTGGGCCGACCGGCTTCTCAAGATGCATTTGAGCGGCCTCAACGCTGTGCAGTT TTACGTGCCCTGGAACTACCATGAGCCAGAGCCTGGGATCTATAACTTTAACGGCAGCCGGGACCTCATTGCCTTTCTGAATGAGGCAGCTAAATTGAACCTGTTGGTCATTCTGAGACCAGGACCTTACATCTGCGCTGAGTGGGAGATG ggAGGTCTCCCATCTTGGTTGCTTCGAAACCCTAATATTCATCTGAGAACCTCAGATCCTG CCTTCCTTGAAGCTGTGGACTCCTGGTTCAAGGTCTTGCTGCCAAAGATATATCCATTTCTCTACCACAACGGCGGCAACATCATTAGCATTCAG GTGGAGAATGAATACGGTAGTTACAATGCCTGTGACTTCAAGTATATGAGACACTTGGCTGGCCTCTTCCGGGCATTACTGGGAGACAAGATCTTGCTCTTCACCACAGATGGGCCTCAAGGACTCAGATGTGGTTCCCTTCAGGGACTCTATACCACTATAGATTTTGGCCCAG CTGACAACATGACCAAAATCTTTTCCCTGCTTCGGGAGTATGAACCTCGTGGGCCATTG GTGAACTCTGAGTACTATACCGGCTGGCTGGATTACTGGGGCCAAAATCACTCCACACGGTCCAGTTCAGCTGTAGCCCAAGGACTAGAAAAAATGCTCCAGTTGGGAGCCAGCGTGAACAT GTATATGTTCCATGGAGGTACCAACTTTGGATACTGGAATG GTGCTGACGAAAAGGGACGCTTCCTTCCAATTACTACCAGTTACGACTATGATGCACCCATATCTGAAGCAGGGGACCCTACACCTAAGCTTTTTGCAATTCGAAATGTCATCAGCAAG ttccaggaaatccccTTGGGACCTTTACCTCCCCCCAGCCCCAAGATGAAGCTTGGACCTTTGCCTATGAGCCTG GATGGGAATTTGCTGTCTTTCCTAGACTTTCTCTGCCCCCAAGGCCCCATCCATTCAGTTTTGCCATTGACCTTTGAGGCTGTTAAACTG GACCATGGCTTTATGTTGTACAGGACCTATCTGGCTTATACTATTTTAGAACCAACACCATTCTGGGTGCCAAATAATGGAATTCATGACCGTGCCTATGTGATGGTAGATGGG GTATTGAAGGGCATTCTGGAGCGGAGTTTGAAACAAGAACTGTATTTGACTGGGAAAGTAGGGACCAGGCTGGATATATTGCTAGAGAATATGGGGAGGCTCAGTTTTGGGTCTAACCATAGTGACTTCAAG GGCCTGTTAGAACCACCACTTCTGGGGCAGACAATCCTCACTGAGTGGATGATGTTCCCTCTCAAGGTGGATAAGCTTGTAAAATGGTGGTTCCCCCTGCAGCTGATGAAAAGAGCCCAGCCTCAAGCTTCCTCTGTCCCTGCCTTCTATTCCGCAAAGTTTCCAGTTTTAGGCTTACTTGGGGACACATTTCTCTATCTACCTGGATGGACCAAG GGCCAAGTGTGGATCAATGGGTTTAACTTGGGCCGGTACTGGACAATGCGGGGTCCACAACAGACCCTATACGTGCCAAGACTGTTGCTGTTTGGTAAATCAATCAACAAAATCACACTGCTGGAGCTAGAAAATGTGCCTCACGACCCGCAAATCCAGTTTTTGGATAAGCCTATCCTCAATAGCACTTTGCACTGGGGGTATAACTATCTTCTCTCAGAAACACAAGGTTCCATTGAATCAATGGAGTTAAGTGGGCACTGA